A window from Kovacikia minuta CCNUW1 encodes these proteins:
- the glsA gene encoding glutaminase A, whose translation MGKKKDRKTLENVSESEMPAIQAILQELYLKYQPLSEGKLASYIPELAKANPDWFGICIATVDGQIYEVGNSDQLFTIQSISKVFVYGMALEEHGREALLTKVGVEPTGDPFDSIIRLDDYSKRPENPMVNAGAIATTSLIKGNNPTDRLNYLLDMFRHYTGHDMFIDMSVFVSERTTGHRNRAMAHLMRHFGMIDEKIDDALDLYFQQCSVMVNCHDLAVMAATLANRGVNPCTGKRAVAACYIRDILSVMYTCGMYNFAGEWAYKVGLPAKSGVSGGIIAIVPNQLGIAVFSPPLDSRGNSVRGIKVCEDLSRRFELHMFDSPTACEHPSDRLSPHPQHLDT comes from the coding sequence ATGGGTAAAAAGAAAGATCGAAAGACCTTAGAAAATGTGTCTGAATCAGAAATGCCAGCGATCCAGGCAATTTTGCAGGAGTTGTATCTCAAATATCAGCCCTTAAGCGAGGGGAAACTGGCAAGCTACATTCCCGAATTGGCTAAGGCAAACCCAGACTGGTTTGGCATTTGTATTGCTACGGTGGATGGGCAAATTTATGAGGTGGGTAATTCCGATCAGCTATTTACGATTCAGTCGATCTCAAAGGTGTTTGTCTATGGCATGGCGTTGGAGGAGCATGGGCGCGAGGCACTGTTGACCAAAGTTGGGGTGGAACCGACGGGCGATCCGTTTGATTCAATTATTCGGTTGGATGATTACTCGAAACGACCGGAAAACCCAATGGTCAATGCGGGAGCGATCGCCACGACCAGTTTAATCAAGGGCAATAATCCCACCGATCGCCTGAATTATCTGCTGGATATGTTCCGGCACTATACCGGACATGACATGTTCATTGATATGTCTGTGTTCGTATCAGAACGAACGACCGGGCACCGTAATCGGGCAATGGCACACCTGATGCGGCACTTTGGCATGATCGATGAAAAAATTGACGATGCACTGGATCTCTACTTTCAACAATGTTCCGTTATGGTCAATTGCCACGATTTAGCTGTCATGGCAGCAACCCTGGCAAATCGGGGCGTTAATCCCTGTACTGGAAAACGGGCCGTTGCCGCCTGTTACATCAGGGATATTCTCAGTGTCATGTATACCTGTGGGATGTACAACTTTGCCGGAGAGTGGGCATACAAAGTTGGGCTTCCTGCTAAAAGTGGCGTTTCGGGTGGCATTATTGCGATCGTCCCCAATCAGCTTGGCATCGCTGTCTTTTCTCCACCCCTTGATAGTAGAGGCAACAGTGTTCGTGGCATCAAAGTCTGTGAAGATCTTTCCCGCCGCTTTGAGCTACACATGTTTGATTCGCCTACAGCCTGCGAACATCCCAGCGATCGTCTGTCCCCTCATCCTCAACATTTAGATACTTGA
- a CDS encoding penicillin acylase family protein yields the protein MQVSVSGLTNVSQADTRRSILDNLNLSDLAGLSSVLQSADQALSGVRGTLRSTLNLLGLRASLNLPGLKDTIEVARDAAGIVHINAKNEDDLFFAQGFMHATDRLWQMGFPTPDCPGTVVRSGG from the coding sequence ATGCAAGTCAGTGTTTCCGGTCTCACAAATGTTTCGCAAGCAGATACTCGTCGAAGTATTCTGGATAACCTGAATCTCTCTGATCTGGCAGGACTTAGCTCAGTCCTTCAGTCTGCTGACCAGGCCCTATCGGGGGTTCGAGGGACATTAAGGAGCACCTTAAATCTCCTTGGCTTGCGTGCTTCCTTAAATCTGCCAGGGTTGAAAGATACCATTGAAGTTGCACGAGATGCCGCTGGAATTGTTCACATTAACGCCAAAAACGAGGATGACCTGTTCTTCGCCCAGGGGTTCATGCACGCCACCGATCGCCTGTGGCAGATGGGATTTCCAACGCCGGATTGTCCAGGGACGGTTGTCAGAAGTGGTGGGTGA
- a CDS encoding ROK family protein, translating to MTQTGQLIQTLAVDIGGSGIKVMVLDHAGEPVSDRDRVDTPQPAKPDAIIAVILDLAQDKQFDRVSVGFPGVIKAGVTMTAANLDSDWIGFNLATTLSDLLGKPVRVINDADMQGLGAVVGQGVELVVTLGTGVGSALFLDGILIPNLELGHHEFRKGATYEEQLGRAALDAAGKKKWNDRLQKAIASLEHLFNYDTLYLGGGNTKFINFELPVNVKIVPNISGLLGGITLWREK from the coding sequence ATGACACAGACAGGGCAACTAATTCAAACCCTCGCTGTAGACATTGGGGGTAGTGGAATTAAGGTCATGGTGTTGGATCACGCTGGAGAACCTGTCAGCGATCGCGATCGCGTTGACACTCCCCAGCCTGCCAAACCGGACGCGATCATCGCTGTGATTTTGGATTTGGCACAAGATAAACAATTCGATCGGGTTTCCGTTGGCTTTCCCGGTGTGATCAAGGCGGGAGTCACCATGACTGCGGCAAATTTAGATTCAGATTGGATTGGATTCAATCTAGCAACTACCTTGTCCGATCTCTTAGGCAAACCTGTGCGCGTGATCAACGACGCAGACATGCAGGGATTAGGAGCGGTCGTGGGTCAGGGGGTTGAACTGGTCGTTACTTTGGGGACGGGAGTGGGTTCAGCACTATTCCTGGATGGCATCCTGATTCCCAATCTGGAGCTGGGACACCACGAATTTCGCAAGGGGGCAACCTACGAAGAGCAACTGGGGCGGGCTGCCCTGGATGCAGCAGGAAAGAAGAAATGGAACGATCGCTTACAAAAAGCGATCGCCTCCCTGGAACACCTGTTTAACTACGACACCCTCTACCTGGGGGGCGGCAATACCAAATTCATCAACTTCGAACTCCCTGTGAATGTCAAAATTGTTCCCAATATTTCTGGTCTGTTAGGAGGAATTACCCTTTGGCGAGAGAAGTAG
- the mscL gene encoding large conductance mechanosensitive channel protein MscL: MARGNGGFWADFRDFIARGNVVDLAVAVVIGGAFGKIIDSFVTDIITPVLLNPALQAANVDNLQSLSANGIRYGLFLAAILNFLVIAFSIFLVIRAFEKAKRRLVRQQPPEQEAAAPDPTVIQQQTADALNRLARALETRGL, from the coding sequence ATGGCACGTGGAAATGGTGGTTTTTGGGCAGACTTTCGGGACTTTATCGCTCGCGGAAATGTGGTTGATCTCGCAGTTGCAGTGGTTATTGGTGGTGCATTTGGCAAAATTATCGATTCGTTTGTAACGGATATCATCACACCAGTGCTTCTCAACCCAGCCCTCCAAGCAGCGAATGTTGATAATTTGCAAAGTCTGTCTGCAAATGGCATTAGATATGGATTGTTTCTGGCTGCCATTCTTAATTTTCTGGTGATCGCGTTTTCCATCTTCTTGGTCATTCGAGCCTTTGAAAAAGCAAAACGGCGATTGGTTCGCCAGCAACCACCGGAGCAGGAGGCAGCAGCACCCGATCCCACTGTAATTCAGCAACAGACGGCTGATGCCCTGAATCGCCTCGCGCGCGCGTTAGAAACCCGTGGTTTGTAA
- the gatC gene encoding Asp-tRNA(Asn)/Glu-tRNA(Gln) amidotransferase subunit GatC, translating to MLDRTQVQKVAHLARLELTPEEEEKFTTQLSSILEYFDQLSELDVSGVEPTTRAIDVSNVTRPDYLQPYPEREAILDCAPDREGDFFRVPKIINAE from the coding sequence ATGCTCGATCGCACCCAAGTTCAAAAAGTCGCCCACCTTGCCCGGTTAGAACTTACTCCAGAAGAAGAGGAAAAGTTCACCACCCAACTGAGTAGTATTCTGGAATACTTCGATCAACTGAGTGAACTGGATGTGAGTGGCGTTGAACCAACCACGCGGGCGATCGATGTCAGTAATGTAACTCGACCGGATTATCTTCAACCCTACCCGGAGCGCGAAGCGATTCTGGACTGTGCCCCCGATCGGGAAGGTGATTTCTTCAGGGTTCCCAAAATTATCAACGCTGAGTGA
- a CDS encoding ParA family protein: MKSSRPGKILVVLNGKGGVGKTTTSINLAATFSEKNRVLLIDADPQGSATWWVERSEKSMGFDLAKEADPTVLGGLRKVGDYDVVVVDTAPALDSKALAAVVPAADYVVLPTPPAPMDLAALIETVREAVMPCNVAHRVLLTRVDPRSLNEALEAQNTLMELGIPACHAFIRAYKAHERAALDGRAITQWRGKNAREAEADYRRVAEEIQRDWKK; encoded by the coding sequence ATGAAGTCATCCCGCCCTGGAAAAATCCTGGTCGTGCTTAACGGCAAGGGTGGGGTTGGCAAAACAACAACTTCTATTAACCTGGCAGCAACTTTCTCCGAAAAAAACCGGGTTCTTTTGATTGATGCCGATCCTCAAGGGTCAGCCACCTGGTGGGTTGAGCGCAGTGAGAAGAGTATGGGGTTTGATTTAGCAAAGGAAGCAGACCCTACGGTTTTGGGCGGACTGCGAAAGGTCGGTGATTATGACGTCGTGGTGGTAGATACTGCACCAGCACTGGACTCCAAAGCCCTGGCAGCGGTTGTGCCCGCCGCAGATTACGTTGTTTTACCCACCCCACCTGCACCAATGGATCTGGCCGCATTAATCGAAACGGTTCGGGAAGCCGTTATGCCTTGCAATGTTGCCCATCGGGTTCTGCTCACGCGCGTCGATCCACGCAGTTTGAATGAAGCCTTAGAAGCCCAAAACACCTTAATGGAACTGGGCATTCCAGCCTGCCATGCCTTTATTCGAGCCTATAAAGCCCATGAACGGGCAGCATTAGATGGCCGCGCCATTACCCAATGGCGCGGCAAAAATGCACGGGAAGCAGAGGCAGACTATCGCCGGGTAGCAGAGGAAATTCAGCGAGATTGGAAGAAGTGA
- a CDS encoding PrsW family glutamic-type intramembrane protease, protein MTGKKNNTACLRQLTDGDLSEQRQLRHPLSETESIAIGRDPRCQIVLDPLLYRAVSRRHAEITPILGFDASTGSRFWQICDLNSANGTFVNGQRLKGCQVLQVGDRIMLGQDGPEFVFEFQPHPGPKPPLTSQPSTSSKPTSPRSAPAKKLPPTQSPTDPTPTPPGSPSSQRPTSPNRQKNINLPSIPAEYTFRPITPPPGKPSRLESDHVSLTQLFPIFSTGRHLTNKAYLLPGGITVALVVSLFLSVGNPIRFNRLLAAYLAGAAYYFIYQLCGKRKPWWLLVGTALATVLILFSPILDLLVYIFREILPGSLPSNSAGVSLPVLLVKMFFGAGLMEELLKAIPVLAVYLLGTRLRSPWREQLGVWEPLDGILLGSASAVGFTLMETLGQYIPEIYKANLVAGEGAAQLASLQLLIPRVLGSVAGHMAYSGYLGYFIGLSVLRSRRRWQILGVGYLTASGLHALWNVTGAISPVLLAVVGVLSYAFLAAAILKARELSPTRSQNFATRFYR, encoded by the coding sequence ATGACGGGAAAAAAAAACAACACTGCCTGCCTGCGCCAATTAACCGATGGCGATTTGTCGGAGCAGCGCCAGCTTAGGCATCCGCTCTCCGAAACTGAGAGTATTGCCATCGGGCGAGATCCCCGTTGCCAGATCGTCCTTGACCCCTTGCTCTATCGAGCTGTATCGCGTCGCCATGCAGAAATCACCCCCATTCTGGGGTTTGATGCTTCTACAGGTTCCCGGTTCTGGCAGATTTGTGACCTGAATAGTGCCAATGGCACATTTGTCAATGGTCAGCGACTTAAGGGATGCCAGGTTTTGCAGGTGGGCGATCGAATTATGCTGGGGCAGGATGGTCCTGAGTTCGTGTTTGAATTTCAGCCGCATCCCGGCCCTAAGCCTCCCCTGACTTCCCAGCCATCTACCTCCTCCAAGCCCACTTCCCCTCGATCGGCTCCTGCCAAAAAACTGCCTCCCACCCAATCTCCAACTGACCCAACTCCAACGCCACCAGGCTCACCCAGTTCCCAACGACCAACCTCACCCAATCGACAAAAGAATATTAACCTTCCGTCAATTCCGGCTGAGTACACATTCCGCCCTATCACTCCCCCACCTGGCAAACCCTCTCGCTTGGAATCAGACCACGTTAGTTTGACCCAGTTGTTTCCAATATTCTCTACGGGAAGGCATCTCACCAATAAGGCCTATCTCCTTCCAGGCGGGATAACAGTTGCGCTGGTGGTTTCTCTGTTTCTCTCGGTGGGCAATCCAATTCGGTTCAATCGGTTGTTAGCTGCCTATTTGGCGGGCGCTGCTTACTATTTCATTTATCAACTTTGTGGGAAACGCAAACCCTGGTGGCTGCTAGTAGGGACTGCTCTGGCAACCGTGCTGATTCTGTTCAGTCCGATTCTGGATTTGTTGGTCTATATCTTCCGCGAAATTTTGCCAGGAAGCTTACCCAGTAATAGTGCAGGGGTCAGCTTGCCGGTTTTACTGGTCAAGATGTTCTTTGGCGCGGGGTTAATGGAAGAACTGCTGAAGGCGATTCCGGTGCTGGCGGTTTATCTTCTGGGAACCCGTTTGCGATCGCCCTGGCGTGAGCAGCTTGGCGTCTGGGAACCATTGGATGGAATTTTGCTGGGAAGTGCTTCTGCGGTTGGGTTTACCCTGATGGAAACCCTGGGACAATATATTCCCGAAATCTATAAAGCCAACCTGGTTGCCGGAGAGGGGGCAGCCCAACTTGCCAGTCTGCAACTGTTGATTCCCAGAGTCCTGGGTTCCGTTGCTGGACATATGGCATACAGCGGTTACCTGGGTTATTTCATTGGGTTAAGTGTGTTGCGATCGCGCCGCCGCTGGCAAATTTTGGGAGTCGGTTACCTTACTGCCTCCGGTCTACATGCACTCTGGAATGTGACAGGTGCGATTAGTCCAGTGCTACTGGCAGTGGTTGGGGTCTTGTCCTATGCTTTCTTGGCAGCCGCAATTCTGAAAGCCCGCGAACTCTCCCCCACGCGATCGCAAAATTTTGCCACCCGCTTTTATCGATAG
- a CDS encoding penicillin acylase family protein, which produces MTCSSPRGSCTPPIACGRWDFQRRIVQGRLSEVVGETTLQQDTLNRTLGLYQAAVSAYTNLEPTVKRVVDTYTNGINAYLSLNLPLPLEFQVLGYKPDRWQPADVLAAVKLQSLGLSGNFQSELLRTNLLAQGLSFERIQQIFPPYTGDVTILQPEDIAQIPGLPKATAATNQPLPKLDLSALAQPFDLGAVDSLLAVSRTLTSIQASNNWVVSGSRTTTGKPFLANDPHLSLQIPSFWYAADLQSPTFNAIGATFPGLPGVAIGHNNRISWGVTNLQADVQDLYALTETPNKQGYIYQNQPRAYTQRSETIKVRGQADVVIPVQTSVYGPVLSEALGLSQPLALRWVSLDETDGTFGAFLGVNRAQNWTEFKNALRTYVAPGQNFVYADVDGNIGYFAPGQFPIRRSGHTGLLPVPGTGEYDWQGFIPFDQLPQVLNPQSGFIVSANNRVAPASYPYTISYEWAEPYRAERIRDLIQSKNQLSLQDMQAIQLDQTTLLYRDFKPILQQLQPILSQLNPLPTATLDWLNQLLNWDGNLQPNSQTATVFEAWYNELTQFVAAAIGQEVLEGNAQEPAPRFLLRAFSQGDPALGGSPTQALTNAALSLKRVVEGFGNSVPQWGAIHQAVIQHPVLPISRQVSYGGDRYTINVGAYNSKTFLMDRNGPSYRQIVDLSNLNNSQYILTIGESGRFFSPYFDNLLSLWQQGEYLKIRTDRYPVAIKLFLKPGNGSNSVGALLPEHMIDTWAQSLANLPI; this is translated from the coding sequence ATGACCTGTTCTTCGCCCAGGGGTTCATGCACGCCACCGATCGCCTGTGGCAGATGGGATTTCCAACGCCGGATTGTCCAGGGACGGTTGTCAGAAGTGGTGGGTGAAACCACGCTTCAGCAAGATACCCTGAATCGCACCCTGGGACTGTATCAAGCTGCTGTCTCCGCCTATACCAATCTGGAACCAACCGTAAAGCGGGTTGTGGACACCTACACCAATGGCATCAACGCCTACCTCAGCCTGAATCTGCCGTTGCCGCTGGAATTTCAAGTTCTGGGCTATAAACCCGATCGCTGGCAGCCTGCGGATGTCTTGGCAGCCGTTAAATTGCAAAGCTTGGGACTGTCTGGGAACTTTCAGAGTGAACTTTTACGGACGAATCTGCTCGCGCAGGGGTTAAGTTTTGAACGGATTCAGCAAATTTTTCCACCCTACACCGGCGATGTGACCATTCTCCAGCCAGAAGATATTGCCCAAATTCCCGGTTTGCCCAAAGCAACGGCAGCCACAAATCAACCACTGCCTAAGCTGGATCTCTCAGCATTGGCTCAACCGTTTGATCTAGGGGCGGTAGATTCCTTACTGGCAGTGAGCCGTACTTTGACCTCGATCCAGGCATCCAATAATTGGGTCGTCTCCGGCAGCCGCACCACGACAGGAAAACCGTTTCTGGCAAACGACCCCCATCTCAGCCTGCAAATCCCTTCCTTCTGGTATGCGGCGGATCTGCAATCCCCCACATTCAATGCGATCGGGGCAACCTTCCCCGGTTTGCCGGGAGTCGCGATCGGCCACAATAACCGTATCTCCTGGGGCGTTACAAACCTGCAAGCTGATGTCCAGGATCTTTATGCATTAACAGAAACACCCAATAAACAGGGCTACATTTACCAGAATCAACCCCGTGCTTACACCCAGCGATCGGAAACGATTAAAGTCCGGGGGCAAGCCGATGTCGTAATTCCGGTGCAGACCAGTGTGTATGGTCCCGTCCTTTCGGAGGCATTGGGCCTATCCCAACCCCTTGCCCTGCGGTGGGTTAGCCTGGATGAAACCGATGGCACGTTTGGAGCATTTTTGGGTGTCAATCGGGCACAGAACTGGACTGAGTTCAAAAATGCCTTGAGAACCTACGTCGCTCCCGGCCAAAACTTTGTCTATGCGGATGTGGATGGCAACATTGGCTATTTTGCCCCCGGTCAGTTCCCCATTCGGCGATCGGGGCATACAGGACTGCTACCAGTACCGGGAACAGGTGAGTACGACTGGCAAGGGTTCATTCCGTTTGACCAGTTGCCGCAGGTGCTAAACCCCCAATCGGGCTTTATTGTCAGCGCCAACAACCGGGTTGCTCCTGCCAGCTATCCCTACACCATCAGTTACGAATGGGCTGAACCTTACCGGGCAGAGCGAATTCGGGATCTGATCCAGAGCAAGAATCAGCTTTCGCTTCAGGATATGCAAGCGATTCAGCTAGACCAGACAACTTTGCTGTATCGAGATTTCAAACCCATCCTGCAACAGCTTCAGCCAATTCTGAGCCAATTGAATCCGCTACCCACTGCCACCCTCGACTGGTTGAATCAGCTACTAAACTGGGATGGCAATCTCCAGCCCAATTCTCAAACCGCAACCGTTTTTGAAGCCTGGTACAACGAATTAACCCAATTCGTGGCGGCGGCGATCGGGCAGGAAGTGCTAGAAGGCAATGCCCAGGAACCCGCTCCCCGTTTCCTGCTCAGAGCCTTCTCCCAGGGAGATCCTGCTTTGGGCGGTTCGCCAACCCAGGCACTCACAAATGCGGCGCTGTCGTTAAAGCGCGTAGTGGAAGGATTTGGCAATTCCGTCCCCCAATGGGGAGCAATTCACCAAGCGGTGATTCAGCATCCCGTATTACCCATTAGCCGCCAGGTTAGCTACGGGGGCGATCGCTACACCATCAACGTCGGTGCCTACAACTCCAAAACCTTCTTAATGGATAGAAACGGTCCGAGCTACCGCCAAATTGTTGACCTCTCCAATCTCAACAACTCCCAATATATTCTTACGATCGGGGAGTCTGGACGGTTCTTCTCCCCCTATTTTGATAATCTCCTGTCTCTCTGGCAGCAGGGAGAGTATCTGAAAATAAGGACAGACCGCTATCCCGTTGCCATCAAACTATTTCTCAAACCGGGCAACGGCAGCAATTCAGTGGGTGCACTTCTACCAGAACATATGATTGATACTTGGGCACAATCATTGGCTAATTTACCCATCTGA
- the def gene encoding peptide deformylase, with amino-acid sequence MTAEVLVQKKKVAKPPLEIYRLGDRVLRQPAKRVSKVDAEIKQLIREMLQTMYSADGIGLAAPQVAMNKQVIVVDLQPDEAATPPLILINPVVTKTSSDLSVTQEGCLSIPNVYLDVKRPAAIEVSFKDEHGRPQKLAATELLACCIQHEIDHLNGVLFVDRVENTLLLNQELGKHGFSTRAVQPVR; translated from the coding sequence ATGACTGCTGAGGTTTTAGTCCAAAAGAAGAAGGTCGCGAAGCCCCCGTTGGAGATTTATCGTTTGGGCGATCGGGTGTTGCGTCAGCCTGCCAAGCGTGTTTCCAAGGTAGATGCGGAAATTAAGCAACTCATTCGTGAGATGCTGCAAACCATGTATAGCGCCGATGGCATTGGTCTTGCTGCGCCTCAAGTAGCGATGAACAAGCAGGTAATTGTGGTAGATCTGCAACCGGATGAGGCGGCAACACCTCCCTTGATTTTGATTAATCCAGTTGTTACCAAGACGAGTTCTGACCTTTCTGTAACGCAGGAGGGGTGTCTTAGCATTCCCAACGTTTATTTGGATGTTAAGCGTCCAGCAGCGATCGAGGTGTCCTTCAAAGATGAGCATGGTCGCCCTCAAAAGCTCGCTGCTACCGAACTGTTGGCTTGCTGCATCCAGCATGAAATTGATCACCTGAATGGGGTTTTGTTTGTAGACCGGGTGGAGAACACCCTGTTGCTTAACCAGGAACTTGGCAAACACGGCTTTTCTACACGGGCAGTGCAACCTGTAAGATAA
- a CDS encoding toll/interleukin-1 receptor domain-containing protein: protein MFEAFISYSRKDKTFVQKLYTALTQQDRKVWVDWEDIPLTADWRQEIYDGIDAANNFIFILSPDSIASTVCREELERAINSKRLVPIVYRDVPANEVHPALTKLNWIFFRETDDFDRSLHSLVTVLDTDLEHVKAHTRLLTRSIEWDHKGQEASLLLRGNDLKSAEAWLTHGEDKLPAPVPLQRMYVGQSRQAETARQRKLLLGVTTGAVISTMLAIAAGIGWYEANQQRIAAVQQTLRAESESARLLSSNGQGFDALMNSLKAGIQLKQASWRDQNQSLETLVVSALQESVYGVREKNRLVGHSGIVYGVRFSPDGQTIASANGDHTIKLWNLDGSLRQTLKGHTGEVYQTEFSPDGQTIASASADRTVKLWNLDGTLRQTLHGHTNPVYTVAFSPDKQILASAGADGTIKLWKPAGELLQTLVGPSNVNPRVEQNKPMNSHHGSPTLESLRGVRYLSFSPNGQILAAASGNTIQLWSRAGKLLKTIRGYNRPVLSVNFSPNGKTLVAASEDGTVQFWTLGGTSLIKQFEGNIVHQVKFSPDGQTVASAGGDTLVKLWNPDGTLLQTLQGHQNGVYEVSFSPDGQTIASASADGSIRIWQRNGISLQTLQGHQGDVYGTVFSPDGRTIASVGADKVVRLWQRNGTPIKILKGHTDLIHGVAFSPDGQTIATASWDSTAKLWSRNGTLLKTLKGHVGRVFGIVFSPDGKIVVTSSGDGTIKMWNRNGKLLKTLRGHTDVVHNVSFSPDGQFMVSASHDKTVRLWSRDGRMIKVLEGHTNWIHAVAFSPDGQTIASASHDRTLRLWKVDGTLLHILEGHTDKVLGVTFSPDGQTIASSGADQTVRLWRTDGKQIAILRGHGDDIHGINFSPDGKTLASASNDNTVILWNLENLNDLAGLLTKSCNWLQGYLRNNPDVATDDRTLCKGIW, encoded by the coding sequence ATGTTTGAGGCGTTTATTTCCTATTCCCGCAAAGACAAAACCTTTGTCCAGAAGCTGTATACCGCTCTAACTCAACAAGATCGGAAGGTTTGGGTCGATTGGGAAGATATTCCCCTAACGGCAGACTGGCGACAGGAAATCTATGACGGCATTGATGCGGCAAATAATTTCATTTTTATCCTCAGTCCCGACTCGATCGCTTCAACGGTCTGCCGAGAAGAACTGGAGCGAGCGATTAACAGTAAACGGCTGGTGCCGATTGTCTATCGGGATGTGCCTGCCAACGAAGTCCATCCCGCGTTAACAAAACTGAATTGGATCTTTTTTCGGGAAACGGACGATTTCGATCGCTCGCTGCACTCCCTAGTCACAGTTCTGGATACTGACCTGGAACATGTCAAAGCCCATACCCGCCTGTTAACCCGATCGATTGAGTGGGATCACAAAGGGCAGGAGGCAAGCTTACTGCTGCGCGGGAATGATTTGAAGAGTGCGGAAGCTTGGCTGACGCATGGAGAAGACAAACTGCCTGCGCCAGTCCCTTTGCAACGTATGTATGTGGGGCAAAGTCGTCAGGCAGAAACGGCTCGTCAACGAAAACTGCTGCTGGGTGTAACCACAGGTGCGGTCATTTCAACCATGCTGGCGATCGCTGCTGGCATTGGCTGGTACGAAGCCAATCAACAACGCATTGCGGCTGTACAACAAACGCTAAGAGCCGAAAGCGAATCTGCCCGGTTGCTCTCCTCTAATGGGCAGGGGTTTGATGCTTTGATGAACAGTTTGAAGGCGGGCATTCAACTGAAACAAGCCAGTTGGAGAGATCAAAATCAATCCCTGGAAACACTCGTAGTAAGTGCCTTACAAGAATCTGTTTATGGAGTGCGAGAAAAAAATCGTCTTGTGGGGCACAGCGGCATTGTCTACGGTGTTCGCTTTAGCCCGGATGGTCAGACGATCGCCTCTGCCAATGGGGATCACACCATCAAGCTTTGGAATCTGGATGGTTCGCTGCGGCAAACCTTGAAAGGGCATACGGGCGAAGTCTATCAAACCGAGTTTAGTCCGGATGGTCAAACAATTGCCTCCGCCAGTGCCGATCGTACCGTCAAGCTCTGGAACCTGGACGGCACGCTCCGACAAACGCTGCATGGGCACACCAATCCGGTTTACACCGTTGCATTTAGTCCGGATAAGCAAATCCTTGCCTCCGCGGGTGCCGATGGCACAATTAAGCTGTGGAAACCGGCTGGGGAGCTTTTGCAAACCTTGGTGGGACCAAGCAATGTAAACCCCAGGGTTGAACAGAACAAACCCATGAATAGTCATCACGGTAGTCCCACGCTTGAATCGTTGCGAGGAGTTCGCTACCTCAGCTTTAGCCCCAATGGTCAAATCCTTGCCGCTGCCAGTGGAAATACGATTCAACTTTGGAGTCGGGCTGGCAAACTGTTGAAAACAATCAGGGGCTACAACCGACCTGTCTTGAGTGTAAACTTCAGCCCCAATGGTAAAACCCTTGTGGCAGCAAGCGAAGATGGCACAGTTCAGTTTTGGACACTCGGCGGCACCTCTCTGATCAAGCAGTTTGAAGGGAATATTGTTCACCAGGTGAAATTTAGTCCCGATGGTCAAACCGTTGCCTCTGCGGGTGGTGACACACTGGTTAAGCTGTGGAATCCAGATGGGACTCTGCTGCAAACCCTGCAAGGACACCAGAACGGGGTCTATGAGGTTAGCTTTAGCCCGGATGGTCAGACGATCGCCTCTGCCAGTGCAGACGGCAGCATTCGCATCTGGCAGCGGAATGGCATCTCATTGCAAACCTTGCAGGGGCATCAGGGGGATGTTTACGGAACTGTATTTAGCCCGGATGGTCGAACGATCGCGTCTGTGGGTGCGGATAAGGTTGTCAGACTTTGGCAGCGCAATGGTACGCCGATCAAAATTCTGAAAGGACACACCGATTTGATTCATGGCGTTGCATTTAGCCCGGATGGTCAAACCATTGCCACTGCCAGTTGGGATAGCACGGCAAAGCTTTGGAGCCGAAATGGAACGTTACTCAAAACGCTCAAAGGTCATGTGGGGCGAGTCTTTGGCATTGTTTTCAGCCCGGATGGAAAGATCGTGGTCACCAGTAGCGGCGATGGCACGATTAAAATGTGGAATCGCAACGGTAAGCTGCTCAAAACCCTGCGGGGACACACGGACGTGGTACACAACGTCAGTTTCAGCCCGGACGGTCAATTTATGGTATCGGCAAGCCATGATAAGACGGTGCGGTTGTGGAGCCGCGACGGTCGCATGATTAAGGTTCTGGAAGGACATACCAACTGGATTCATGCGGTCGCTTTTAGCCCAGATGGGCAGACCATTGCCTCTGCCAGCCACGACCGAACCCTCAGACTTTGGAAAGTAGATGGCACCCTGCTGCACATCCTGGAAGGACATACAGACAAGGTGTTGGGGGTTACCTTCAGCCCGGATGGACAAACGATCGCCTCCTCCGGTGCCGATCAAACCGTGCGTCTATGGCGTACCGATGGCAAGCAAATCGCCATTCTGCGCGGACATGGAGACGACATTCATGGAATTAACTTTAGTCCAGATGGTAAAACCCTTGCCTCTGCCAGTAATGACAATACGGTGATCCTATGGAATCTGGAAAACCTGAATGATTTAGCGGGACTGCTGACGAAAAGCTGTAATTGGCTACAGGGATATTTACGCAACAATCCAGATGTAGCAACGGACGATCGCACGCTCTGTAAGGGAATCTGGTAG